AAGGAGGCGAGTAGCTGGAGCTTTTGGAAGCTGTTTAAATACGCGATTGAGGGCATTGTGAGCTTTAGCACGACGCCGCTGCGATTTGCGTTTATTTTTGGCTTTTTGATTAGTGCGATTTCGCTGTGCTATGGGCTTTATCGCTTCATTTACACGCTAATGTATGGCAATCTCGTGCCTGGCTACCCTAGCCTTATTGTGATAATCACATTCATCGGCGGCATACAGCTCATACTCTTAGGCGTCATCGGCGAATACATCGCCAGAATCTACGAGCAAGTGAAAAACCGCCCGATATATATTTTAGAAAACTTAAGTGAGAATTCAGAGGATAAAAAGGCGTAGAGTGTAGATTCTATAGAATCTACAAAAAATAAGCAGCCAAGCGGCACAAGCAATAAAAGCGCGCAGCAAAAGCTAGAGTGTGAGGCAATAAGCAGCTAGACAGCAGGATATTGAGTAGGCACAAAGGCTAAGAGCGCCCTATATCTGCTCACTTCACTATCTGCACCATTCTAAAATCTTGCTTACCTCATTTGCTTCAAAACACTTAAGGCTGGAGGGGGCATTGCTAGGCTTTTTGGCAAGTATGACTTTCTCAAATCCATAGCTTTGCAGTTCTTTTAGACGTGTATCAATATTGCTTACTTCTCGTATGTCGCCCACAAGCGAGACTTCGCCGATAAAGGCAGTTTTCACACTTAAAATACGATTGCGGAAGCTAGAAATTATGCTAGCAATCACGGCTAAATCCGCGCTTGGCTCATTAATCTTAATGCCACCAGCAACATTGACAAACACATCATATCGCCCCAAAGGTAGCTCGAGCTTGCGCTCTAAGAGAGCTAGGAGCATATTTAAGCGATTAGTATCAAAGCCTGTGCATGAGCGCTTGGGATAGCTAGATTCACTCACAAGCGCTTGAATCTCAATCACAAGCGCGCGACTTCCCTCCAAAATCACTGCAATGGCGCTACCCGCTTGGGCATTTTTTTGCGTAAAAAAAAGTCTTGAGGCGTTTTTAGCACTCACTAAGCCATTTTCTTTCATCTCAAAAATGCCTATCTCACTTGTGGTGCCAAAGCGATTTTTAAAGCCTCTTAGCATTCTTAGTTCTTTGCTTGGGTCGCCCTCAAAATACAGCACACAATCCACCATATGTTCTAAGATTCTAGGACCGGCAATCGCGCCCTCTTTAGTGATATGCCCGATGATAAAAATGCTAATATTGCGCTCCTTTGCTAGCCGCATAAGTGCGAAAGTAACCTCACGCACCTGCGAGATAGAGCCGGGCGCTGAAGTAATGTCGGGCGAATAGATAGTTTGGATAGAATCTATCACGCACATGGCGTAAGATTGGCTATTTAGCGCGCTTGTAATAATACTTAAATCAATTTCATTAAGCAAAAAAAGCCGCTCGCTTATGGCATTTAGCCGCATAGCGCGCATTTTGATTTGCCCAGCACTCTCTTCACCGCTCACATACAGAATCTGCTTTGGCGTCTTTTTGGCAATCTCGCCCACTACCTTTAATAAAAGCGTGGATTTACCTACACCCGGGCTTCCGCCGATAAGATATAGCCCACCTGGCACAATACCCCCACCTAGCACGATGTCAAATTCCTCTTCATAGGAGGTAAAATGTTCTAAAGTCTCAAAATCTACTTGCGTGATAGGCGTGGGTTGCGTGCTTTGCTGCAATATTTTGCTCTCTTTTAGCGTTTGGATTTGAGCAGCCTTAAGCTCAACCAAACTTTCCCAACTGCCGCAATTGATGCATTTACCGAGCCATTTTGGGCTTTGCCAACCGCAAAATTGACACTCAAAGATAGAGGATTTTTTTGCCACTATTGCCCTTCAAAAATGCTATCAAGCAGCACTTCAACATACTCTTGCGCGTTAAAAGGCACTAAATCTTGCGCCCTCTCACCCACGCCAATATAGCAAATAGGGATATGCAGCCTTTGCACAATGCTAAAAATCGCACCTCCCTTACTTGTGCCATCAAGCTTTGTGATGATAATGCCATTAAAATCAATATGTTGCGAGAATGCACTGGCTTGATTGATAGCAGAACTCCCCTGCGTGCCATCAAGTATGAGAAATTTGCGCAAAGGCAGCTCGCCTAAAGCCTTTTGGCTCACTCTTACAATCTTTAAAAGCTCGTTGTTAAGATTAGTTTGATTGTGTAGTCTCCCTGCTGTATCGATGTATAGCTCATCAATACCCCTTGCGCGCGCGGCATTAATGCTATCAAAGGCTAGCGCGCTTGGGTCGTGCATATGCTGCGTGGCAATCACAGGTATGTGAAGTCGCTCACCCCAAAGTTTAATCTGCTCAATAGCAGCAGCACGGAAAGTATCACCCGCTGCCATCATCACCTTTTTGCCCTGCGATGAGGCAAGATAGGCAAGTTTGGCAATGGTTGTGGTTTTACCCGCACCATTTACGCCTACAATCAAAGTGACAAGTGGTTTTATAGAATCTGCACCTTGCGCGGAGGTAGATTCTATATGTTGGCTCTTAATTTGCAGCAGTGGCAGCAGCGCGCCTTTTAGCATATCGCGTGAAATGTATTTGGGCAGCGGCTCAAGGATAGATTCTATAAGCTCATATTCAATATCACATTCTATTAAAATTTCCTCTAACTCCTCTTTGGCGCATTTATCTTTTTTGGAGCTAAGGATAGAGGTGACGTGCTGGGTGGTTTTGTGTAGGGTTTTAGCAAGGGCAGAAATCATGGGGCAACTTGCGGCTTTGTGGATTGTGTATCATTCTCAAGGCTAGATTCTAAATCCTCTTGCGGCAAGGTTTGCATTTGCTCTTGGGCTTTGGCATCAAGCTGGTCTTGGATTTGATAGCGAATATCTAGCTCTATCATCTCTTCTGGCACTAAGCCTATGTAGTCAATGACTTTCTCGCCTTGCTTGTCATAGAGGGCCATATAGCTTTGCTTGTCATCTTTATTAAGGAAATTAAGCAAATTTTTGTCATCTGCTGGCGCGTAGAGCTTAAAGCGGGGATTAATCTTATCAATTTCTTGCTGCAAATGCACAAGCTCATCTTTTGGACTAATGGCGATAATAGAGATAAATTCTTGATATTTATTGTGCAAATCAAGAATGTGCAATAGCTCATCTTGGCATTCTTGGCAGGTTTTGGAGAGAAAAAAAAGTAATGTGGGGCGTTTAGTGTCGCTTTGGAAAATGCTTTGGGTTTGGTTGGTTTTAAAGCGTAATGATTCATTTTGTGTATTGACTACTTCAATACTTAGAATTTTATCCTTGCTGCCACCTTCAAAGCCAAATACATCTTTATCTTTATCCACTTCATCGCTGCATGCGTGAAATCCCAAAGCTAGCAAAAGCACAAGTATAAGGAGTTTTATCCCTTTCATTGCCTCTCTCCATTCATTCTATTTTTATATCATTATACACAAAAAAAGGATTAATGATTACCAAACAAGACTTTAGGCGCGCCGCAAAGGCACGATTAGATAAACGCCCCCATTTTGCAGATAAAAGGCTTAATGCCGCGCTGCTAGGCTACATTAAGCGGCGTAGATTCTATAATATCTTGTTGTATATGCCTTTTGGCAATGAAGTGGATATTTCGCCGCTTATCTTTACTTTGCGTAAAAGAAAGTATCGTATTTTCATACCTTATATACAAGAACTTAGCTTTAAAATGATACCATTGCGAATGCCATTGCGCAAAAATGCCTTTGGTATTTATGAGTCAAATAATTCTATATTGAGTTTAATAAAAGTTGATGCGGTGATTATCCCTGTTTTGGGTATTGATAAAAATTTTAAACGAATAGGTTTTGGGAAGGGTATGTATGATAGATTTATCCCCTCTCTCAAGGGCAAAGCTCATATTATTTTTGTAGCAAGAAGCCCAAATTATATATCAAGCGTGATTACACAGCATTATGATGTGCGGGGAGATTGCTTTTTCACCCCATCAGCTTTGTGCGTAAGGAAACATAATGGAAGTATGGTATGCGATAGGAAGTATAATCTTTGGCATATTAGTCGGCGTGAGCGTGTATCTTATCACCAAAAAGGTATTTAACTCCAATTCTCAAATCATCATCGAGCAGGCTAAAGCCAAAGCAAAAGCCATTGAGTATGAGGCGCAAAAAATCCTTCAAACTCACAAGCTCCAAATGAAAGAGGAGCAATTACAGCTTAAACAACACTACGAGCTAGAATCTCACAAATTGCATAAAGATTATGAAGTGCGCCATAATAAGCTTGATAAAGAGGAGCAGGCGCGCTTAACGCAGTTTCATAATCAACGACATCAGCTAGAGAAAGAAAAGCAAGAAATTGCTGAATTAAAGGTAAGAATCTTGCGCACACAAGGCGAGCAAGATAAGATTAAGCAAGAATATCAGCAAGCAAAAAAAGATATTTTCAACACCCTTTCTTCATATGTGAAAATGACAAAGGAGGAGGCGACACAGATTTTGCTCTCCCACCTTGAAGAGGACTTGGCTGAAGAGAAAGCCTATCTCATACGCCGCTATGAAAAAGAGGCGCGTGATGAGGCTAAAAAGCGCGCAAATTATATCCTTGCGCAAGCTACTACCAGATATGCGGGCGAGTTTGCTAATGAACGATTAGTAAATGTCATTAATCTCCCTAATGATGAGCTAAAGGGGCGCATTATTGGCAAAGAAGGGCGCAACATTAAGGCTCTAGAGATGATAAGCGGGGTTGATGTGATTATTGATGATACGCCAGGTAGTATTATTCTTAGTTCATTTAATCTTTATCGGCGCGCCATTGCGACAAAAACTATTGAAAATCTAGTCGAAGATGGGCGCATTCAGCCCTCACGCATTGAGGAGATGTATGAGCGCGTGAAAAATGAAATGGACGAGCAAATCGCGCAAGATGGCGAAAATATCGTGCTTGATATGGGGCTTGGGTATATGCACCCTGAATTGAAATTTTTGCTAGGCAAAATGCGCTATCGGGCTTCATTTGGGCAAAATGCGCTAGGGCATTCTATCGAGGTGGCAAATCTTGCGGCTATTATTGCAGGTGAGCTAGGTGGAGATGAAAAGCTAGCGCGCAGAGCTGGGATTTTGCACGATATTGGCAAAGCCCTTACACAAGAGTTAGGAGGTAATCATGTGGATTTAGGCGTGGAGGTGTGTAGCCGCTATAAAGAACACCCTGTGGTGATTAATGCTATTAAAGCTCATCATGGCTATGAGGAGATTCAAAGCATTGAATGCGCCGCAGTATGCGCAGCAGATACGCTCTCTGCTGCTCGTCCGGGCGCTAGGAGAGAAGTGCTTGAGAATTTTTTGAAAAGAATGCAAGATATTGAAAGTATCGCTATGGATAAAATTGGCGTAAAGCAAGCTTATGCGATTAATGCTGGGCGGGAGCTAAGAGTAATTGTGCGCGCGGATTTGGTGAGTGATGAAAAAAGCGTGGTGTTAGCGAGAGAAATTGCTCAAGAGATAGAATCTACGCTGCAGTATCCGGGTGAAATTAAAGTAAGCGTCATACGCGAAATCCGCGCTATTGAGTTTGCGCGATAGTTTGTTTTGCTCGCTTTAAAATGCCTAAAAATCATAGCATTAAGCGCTAGCATCTATAGAATCTAGCCTATAAATTTCGCAGCGTGCTAAAACCAAAATTATAGAATCTCACCTCAAAAAACAAGTTGATAAGCTGCATAAGCAGATTATAACTTTATACTTTAGGCGGCGCAGGGCAATTCACTTGCCCGAAGATAAGACCGCGCGGCTTTTTATAAAAAAGCAACAGCGCGGATTTATAGAATCTAGATTCTATAAAATATAGCTTTAATTGCAGCGCGGAGATTCTTTAAGATTATCTTGTATGGTTTGGTACATACACTCAAGCACATCAATGCAGGTGTCAATTTCTTCTTGGGAGAGATTTTTTTGCAGTTGAGCTTCTAGCTTTTTGCGCTTATTTTCTATGACATTTAGCACATTTTTCCCGCTTGGCGTGAGTTCAAGGAGCATAGTGCGTTTATCATTTGGCGCTTGTTTTTTAAGGCAAAATCCCTTTGAAATGAGCGAATTCACTTCCCGCGAAATGGTGGCTTTATTTTTATGTAATTCTTCAGCGACAAAATTAATATGCGCTTGGGGATTTTCCGCAATAATAAATAATATAATGCCCTGCTCAAAGCCTAAATTATACGCTTTTAGTTCATTAATGAAAAACACTTGAAAGCAACGCGCTGTTTTACCTATGTGATGTCCTATAAAATGCTGATTACATTGCAAGTTTAAGCCTTTAAATTGAGACATTTAGTGTAGCGGTATTATAGCAAATTTTGATATAATTTGCACTTAGGCATAGTAGGTGGTTGCTTTTGGGATACAAAAGAGGAAAGTCCGAGCTACAAAGACAGGATTCCATTTAACAAATGGCTAGGGTAACCTAAGGGAAAGTGCAACAGAAAATAACCGCCGCGTAAAAGTGAGATGTGGTCTAGATTCTATAAATCATAGCGAGCATTTATAGAATCTAGGTGGCACATCTAAGTTAGATTCTGTAGTGTTATAGAATCTAGCGCGGTAAGGGTGAAAAGGTGGGGTAAGAGCCTACCGATTTTGCAGCAATGCAAAATGCTATGCAAACCCAATCCGTAGCAAGAAGAGTATGGTTAAGGTCTTAAAGTTAAACTCTTCGCTTGAGGTATGTTGCGAAACATATCCTAGATAAATAGCCACCCACGACAGAACTCGGCTTATCGCTATGCCTAAGTATTTTTTATTTTGACTGCTTTGTGATATTTTAAGATTTTAAAGACTTATTTTATAAGAGATTTTTGCATTAATTTGGAACAAAAGGTGCTTTTAACACAACAAATACTCCAAAAATAGAGGTGAGCATGCAAGATATGTTATCCACTTTTCAAAAGCACATAGGCGAGCCATTCCCCACGCAAGAGAGAAGCTTGCATAAATTTAGCGAGGATATAAAGGGGGCTAATGAGTTTATTGGTGCTTTGCAAAGCGCGTCTGTGGCGCTAAAAAAGATTCTTAAAAATGCACAAGAGAATGCAAATCAATCTGTGCAAGCCATACAAGAAATCGTGCAAAGCGCGTCTTTTATGGGCGTTAAGCTCTTTGATACGCATTTTTCTACAAGGCTTAATGGCAAAACTTATGAGCTAAGCATCGACAGCCCTTTGCCGCTTATCCCGCAGGATATTGCTATAGAATCTAGCGCAGATTCTATAAATCCCCTTTGTAATCTCATCGCCTATGTGGAGGATAAATCTCTAGAAATCGCCCAAATGCTCATCTGCCTAAGTGAAGCGCTAAGCGAGCCTAGCCAAAGTCAATATGATTTTAATAGCTTTAATCCTCAGGCGTTTGCCCAAATGCTTAAAGGCAAGTAATGCTGCGCTTTGCTCCATCTCCTACGGGGGATATGCACATTGGTAACCTCCGGGCGGCTATTTTTAATTACATCATCGCCAAACAAACTAACCAAAAATTCCTAATCCGCATTGAAGATACCGACACTACGCGCAATATAGAGGGCAAGGATAAAGAGATTTTAAGTCTTTTAAATCTCTTTGGGCTTTTGTGGGATAATCTTGTCTATCAAAGCGATAATTTTGCGCGTCATCGCCAATTAGCAGAATATCTTATTTCGCAGGGGAAGGCGTTTTATTGTTACTGCTCTAAGGCGTTTTTAGAATCTAAGCGCGAGGAGGCAAAGGCGCAAAAAAGAGCTTTTCGCTATGATGATAGCTGGGCAGAGCTAGAAAAGAGTAGCAATCCTAAGCCTGTGGTGCGCATTAAGGGTGCGCGCAACGCCATTAGCTTTGTAGATTCTATAAAAGGCAGACTTGATTTTGAGCCTCAAGAGCTTGATAGCTTTGTGATTTTAAAAGAAGATGGCGTGCCTACTTATAATTTTGCTTGCGCGGTTGATGATATGCTCTATGATATAAGCTTTATCGTGCGCGGCGAAGACCATGTGAGCAACACGCCGCGCCAGATTCTAATCCAGCGCGCTTTGGGCTATGAAAAGGAGCTAGGCTATGCGCATTTGCCCATTATTTTGGGTGAAAATGGCAGCAAAATGAGCAAGCGCGATAGTGCTTCATCAGTAGCGTGGCTTTTGGGGGAGGGCTTCTTACCTCAAGCTATTATTAATTATCTTGTCTCTATGGGTAATCACACGCCTACAGAGGTGTTTAAACTGCAGGATACTTATGCGTGGTTTGATATAAAAAATATCGCTAAATCACCAGTAAAATGGGACATAAAGAGGCTAAGATTTTTGAATAGGGAGCATTTAAAACTACTTAATGAGCAAGAATTTGCGCTCTTACTTGATAGCAAAGATAGCTCTATTGGCGCGCTAGGCAAGCTATTTTTACAAGAGGCTAGCACATTAAATGAAATCCGCGCTAAGCTAGATTCTATCTTTAGCCCAAAATGCATTACGCAAGTAGAGGACAATCAAAGCTTTGAGGAGCAATGCCGCATACTCTATACGCATTTATGTGAAATGATAGAATCTAATAGCGAGGATTTGCAAGATTATGAGAGCCTAAAAAACGCACTTATGCAGCGCTCAAAGCTTAAGGGCAAGCAATTTTTTAAGCCACTTAGAATCTTACTCACTAATCACACTCATGGGCTAGAATTAAATCAAATGTATCCATATTTGCGCTTTTTCTTGCGCGATATTGTGCGTTTAGATGCTTCAAATTAAGGATTAATATGATACTTGGCACTTTTCTTAGCGCGCTAGCGTATATCTTAAGTATGCTTATTAATGCGTATGTGTGGATTATTATCATTGCTGCGTTGGTGAGCTGGGTGCGCCCCGACCCATATAATCCTATCGTGCAGGTGCTTTATCGCCTTACACAGCCTGTGTATGCTAAACTGCGCGCTATTATGCCAACTACCATAGGGGGCATTGACTTTTCACCGCTTATCATTGCTGTGATATTAAAATTTATTGATTTATTTTTTATCCGCTTGCTTGCCGCATACGCTCATGGATTGGGCTAATGAGAATTTTGCTTTGTTTGCTCATAGGTTTTAGTGTTGCTAGCGCGCATGGTGACATCACGCTTGCATTTTTAGAATCTAAGCCCAAAGGCTTGGCGCGCGATTTTTATATTTGGCAGTTTTTATCAAATGAGCAAACTTCGCTAGAAGATGCGCTTAAGGCTTATAATCTCATTTATCGCAGTAATGCAAAGCTTGATAATCTAATGAGCGCTAAGGGCAAAGTAAGCGAGCTACCACGCAGGCTGCATTGCCAAAGGCTTAGCTTTGAAGCGCTAAAAAAAGAAGATGCTGCTTGCATAAAAGCTGGGCTAAATTTAGCAAGTATCCCCACTATGTCGCCACAAGATAGGGCATTTTTGCTTAAAACCTTTCAAAATGACGCAAGTATGAGAAAGCGCATTGAAATTCTAAGCTCCAAGCAGATTCTAACAAGTATGCTAAATAGCGATGCACAGACATTTGCTGCTATTTTTAATGCATTAAGCATAAAGCAAAAAGAGCGCATTATTAATCAGCGCATTAAACCCCAATCGCTTAAACGCCTTGCCGATGAGAATAATAGAACTTTTAATCTTATGCTGCAAAAAATTATCGTTACACAAGATAAAAGCTATGAGAAGTTTAAAAAATCGCTTCTAGGGGCAAAGATTACACACACAGACGCTTACACGCTCTTTATGCTAGGGCTAAATGAAGCTATGCATAAAAAGCCAAAGGCTGCACTTATATATTTTCAGCACTCATATGCGCGCGCTAATAATGCTATGGAAAAAAATCGCGCGCTATTTTGGCAGTATTATCTAAGCAAAGATACAAAAGTATTGCAGCAGCTTAGCCAAAGCACCTCCATAGATTTATATACTATTTACGCCAATCAAAAGCTCAATGTTGCGCCTAGCTATGAAGTTGTAACAGATTTGGGCAAGCTCTCAAGCAAAAAGCCAGATTTTGACATCAAAGACCCTTTTCAATGGCAGCTTTTAAAAGATAATCTCGCGCAAATTAAAGATGATAAAGATTTGCAAGCATTAAGTAAGCATTTTGCCTATGAGGACACAAGCGCACATTTAGCGTATGTGCTAAACATCATAAATAAATTTAAGATACATTATTTTATCACGCCTTTTAGCGATAAAATCACTTGGCAAAGTGCGCATGAAAAGGCTTTTACTTATGCTATTGCAAAGCAAGAAAGTATGCTTTTACCCGCGCTCATCTCCACTTCTTACGCGCTTGGTATGATGCAGATTATGCCCTTTAATGTCCAGCCCTTTGCGCGTGCATTGAAAAAAGATAATATCACGCTAGAAGATATGTTTAATCCCATAACCGCGCTTGAGTTTGGCACATATTATCTTAATGATTTAACCAAAGAATTTAAAAATCCACTTTTTGTGTCTTATGCGTATAATGGAGGACCGGGCTTTTTGCGCCGCACTTTAAAAACTAAAACACTTTTTATTAAAAATCGCCATTATGAGCCTTGGCTTTCTATGGAGCTTATTCCTTATAGTGAATCTCGCGATTATGGTTTTAGAGTCTTAGCAAATTATATTGTTTATCAAGCAAGTTTTGGGAATCATATCAACCTTGAAGAACATCTTAAGCAAACGCTTATCAATTAAAGGAGCTTTTATGATACACAAATGTCTTTTTCCAGCTGCAGGCTATGGCACACGATTTTTGCCCGCGACAAAGGCTATGCCTAAAGAAATGTTGCCTATTTTGAC
The sequence above is drawn from the Helicobacter jaachi genome and encodes:
- a CDS encoding YggT family protein, with translation MILGTFLSALAYILSMLINAYVWIIIIAALVSWVRPDPYNPIVQVLYRLTQPVYAKLRAIMPTTIGGIDFSPLIIAVILKFIDLFFIRLLAAYAHGLG
- the rny gene encoding ribonuclease Y, with translation MMEVWYAIGSIIFGILVGVSVYLITKKVFNSNSQIIIEQAKAKAKAIEYEAQKILQTHKLQMKEEQLQLKQHYELESHKLHKDYEVRHNKLDKEEQARLTQFHNQRHQLEKEKQEIAELKVRILRTQGEQDKIKQEYQQAKKDIFNTLSSYVKMTKEEATQILLSHLEEDLAEEKAYLIRRYEKEARDEAKKRANYILAQATTRYAGEFANERLVNVINLPNDELKGRIIGKEGRNIKALEMISGVDVIIDDTPGSIILSSFNLYRRAIATKTIENLVEDGRIQPSRIEEMYERVKNEMDEQIAQDGENIVLDMGLGYMHPELKFLLGKMRYRASFGQNALGHSIEVANLAAIIAGELGGDEKLARRAGILHDIGKALTQELGGNHVDLGVEVCSRYKEHPVVINAIKAHHGYEEIQSIECAAVCAADTLSAARPGARREVLENFLKRMQDIESIAMDKIGVKQAYAINAGRELRVIVRADLVSDEKSVVLAREIAQEIESTLQYPGEIKVSVIREIRAIEFAR
- a CDS encoding MarR family winged helix-turn-helix transcriptional regulator, whose product is MQCNQHFIGHHIGKTARCFQVFFINELKAYNLGFEQGIILFIIAENPQAHINFVAEELHKNKATISREVNSLISKGFCLKKQAPNDKRTMLLELTPSGKNVLNVIENKRKKLEAQLQKNLSQEEIDTCIDVLECMYQTIQDNLKESPRCN
- a CDS encoding flagellar FLiS export co-chaperone, producing MQDMLSTFQKHIGEPFPTQERSLHKFSEDIKGANEFIGALQSASVALKKILKNAQENANQSVQAIQEIVQSASFMGVKLFDTHFSTRLNGKTYELSIDSPLPLIPQDIAIESSADSINPLCNLIAYVEDKSLEIAQMLICLSEALSEPSQSQYDFNSFNPQAFAQMLKGK
- a CDS encoding TlpA family protein disulfide reductase, producing MKGIKLLILVLLLALGFHACSDEVDKDKDVFGFEGGSKDKILSIEVVNTQNESLRFKTNQTQSIFQSDTKRPTLLFFLSKTCQECQDELLHILDLHNKYQEFISIIAISPKDELVHLQQEIDKINPRFKLYAPADDKNLLNFLNKDDKQSYMALYDKQGEKVIDYIGLVPEEMIELDIRYQIQDQLDAKAQEQMQTLPQEDLESSLENDTQSTKPQVAP
- a CDS encoding 5-formyltetrahydrofolate cyclo-ligase, with the translated sequence MITKQDFRRAAKARLDKRPHFADKRLNAALLGYIKRRRFYNILLYMPFGNEVDISPLIFTLRKRKYRIFIPYIQELSFKMIPLRMPLRKNAFGIYESNNSILSLIKVDAVIIPVLGIDKNFKRIGFGKGMYDRFIPSLKGKAHIIFVARSPNYISSVITQHYDVRGDCFFTPSALCVRKHNGSMVCDRKYNLWHISRRERVSYHQKGI
- a CDS encoding lytic transglycosylase domain-containing protein, encoding MRILLCLLIGFSVASAHGDITLAFLESKPKGLARDFYIWQFLSNEQTSLEDALKAYNLIYRSNAKLDNLMSAKGKVSELPRRLHCQRLSFEALKKEDAACIKAGLNLASIPTMSPQDRAFLLKTFQNDASMRKRIEILSSKQILTSMLNSDAQTFAAIFNALSIKQKERIINQRIKPQSLKRLADENNRTFNLMLQKIIVTQDKSYEKFKKSLLGAKITHTDAYTLFMLGLNEAMHKKPKAALIYFQHSYARANNAMEKNRALFWQYYLSKDTKVLQQLSQSTSIDLYTIYANQKLNVAPSYEVVTDLGKLSSKKPDFDIKDPFQWQLLKDNLAQIKDDKDLQALSKHFAYEDTSAHLAYVLNIINKFKIHYFITPFSDKITWQSAHEKAFTYAIAKQESMLLPALISTSYALGMMQIMPFNVQPFARALKKDNITLEDMFNPITALEFGTYYLNDLTKEFKNPLFVSYAYNGGPGFLRRTLKTKTLFIKNRHYEPWLSMELIPYSESRDYGFRVLANYIVYQASFGNHINLEEHLKQTLIN
- the gltX gene encoding glutamate--tRNA ligase; the encoded protein is MLRFAPSPTGDMHIGNLRAAIFNYIIAKQTNQKFLIRIEDTDTTRNIEGKDKEILSLLNLFGLLWDNLVYQSDNFARHRQLAEYLISQGKAFYCYCSKAFLESKREEAKAQKRAFRYDDSWAELEKSSNPKPVVRIKGARNAISFVDSIKGRLDFEPQELDSFVILKEDGVPTYNFACAVDDMLYDISFIVRGEDHVSNTPRQILIQRALGYEKELGYAHLPIILGENGSKMSKRDSASSVAWLLGEGFLPQAIINYLVSMGNHTPTEVFKLQDTYAWFDIKNIAKSPVKWDIKRLRFLNREHLKLLNEQEFALLLDSKDSSIGALGKLFLQEASTLNEIRAKLDSIFSPKCITQVEDNQSFEEQCRILYTHLCEMIESNSEDLQDYESLKNALMQRSKLKGKQFFKPLRILLTNHTHGLELNQMYPYLRFFLRDIVRLDASN
- the radA gene encoding DNA repair protein RadA; translation: MAKKSSIFECQFCGWQSPKWLGKCINCGSWESLVELKAAQIQTLKESKILQQSTQPTPITQVDFETLEHFTSYEEEFDIVLGGGIVPGGLYLIGGSPGVGKSTLLLKVVGEIAKKTPKQILYVSGEESAGQIKMRAMRLNAISERLFLLNEIDLSIITSALNSQSYAMCVIDSIQTIYSPDITSAPGSISQVREVTFALMRLAKERNISIFIIGHITKEGAIAGPRILEHMVDCVLYFEGDPSKELRMLRGFKNRFGTTSEIGIFEMKENGLVSAKNASRLFFTQKNAQAGSAIAVILEGSRALVIEIQALVSESSYPKRSCTGFDTNRLNMLLALLERKLELPLGRYDVFVNVAGGIKINEPSADLAVIASIISSFRNRILSVKTAFIGEVSLVGDIREVSNIDTRLKELQSYGFEKVILAKKPSNAPSSLKCFEANEVSKILEWCR
- the ftsY gene encoding signal recognition particle-docking protein FtsY, whose amino-acid sequence is MISALAKTLHKTTQHVTSILSSKKDKCAKEELEEILIECDIEYELIESILEPLPKYISRDMLKGALLPLLQIKSQHIESTSAQGADSIKPLVTLIVGVNGAGKTTTIAKLAYLASSQGKKVMMAAGDTFRAAAIEQIKLWGERLHIPVIATQHMHDPSALAFDSINAARARGIDELYIDTAGRLHNQTNLNNELLKIVRVSQKALGELPLRKFLILDGTQGSSAINQASAFSQHIDFNGIIITKLDGTSKGGAIFSIVQRLHIPICYIGVGERAQDLVPFNAQEYVEVLLDSIFEGQ